The genome window CCTGGAGTTTCAGGCAGGAATGTGTATCAAAGACAGAGATAAAGacatgatagattgatagatcttAAAATCTGCTTATATTCACAAAATCAGTATATGCTATAATTGCTGAATATTGCAACAAACTATTAAAAGGCTAGTTTCCAGTCTCCAGACTTACAAAAGCTTAATCATCATCTAAGCAATGGTCGTGCACAAATCTAACAAATATTTTAAGTATTCCTATATTCCAAATGCTTTGTTGTATACTCAAAGCAGCAAAACATGCATAACTAAACTTTTCAATTTGCTACAAAATCTGAACCCAAAAGAATACCAAATTCATATGTCATTTAACACAAATATTTATAGTGATACATATAGATTCCAAAAAATTACCTTTCTATGTACATATAAACCTACCAATCATATGCTATTTCCCACATTTCAGATAAGAGTATTTCCTTGCATAAGTTGCTAACCATTttatgacatatggagagaatatgtgaggaaagatagacaaacaggatatatgtttcagaagagcTTACCTTAAGATGGATGAGGGAGAGATGTTGTTCCTCAAGATCTGCCCTATTGAAGTACGTGTTGTTGCAACACTGAACACGTAAGAAATTCTTCAGAGCctagaaaaaaataacataccTCAGTAAATATTCTCACTTCTACTCATGCCAATATCCAACATCAAACTCCCTCACTCTCTGGTCTGCCACCTTTAAAGTAATCTGGAAATCCACATACCTATGGCCATTTCAAACACTTGTACTcaactcttccattctttttataCAGTATTTTCTCACAAATCCAAAAACCAATAAATTGTAATCTAAATCTTCAATCACTCTCAATGTAATTTGATGGCTCCAATTCACTGCACCCTACAAAGGCCCAATACAATCTCCTAACCCTTCTATCATTTCAGAAAATGGGCAACTTAACTCTTCACCCCTATCTGAAAAACAAGGTATCAAGGAGACAAATAGGTTACAGccaacattcattttttttgtttcaacttCACAGGGGTAAGTTCAAGATAAAGACAACAGCACTACTATGTATCAAGTGTTGGTCACCAACCTGGATCCTCCACAACCAAATGTCACCTTACATCTCAAATGGTTGTCACCTAAACCCATTAAGCCAAATCATGTCAAAGCTTCTCTAAACCTATTGCTGTATAAATCAAATACTTTTTTAGATCATTCTCACTTTAATCGACTATGTTCATAATCCTCTAACTTTAATACAATGACCACAACTTACAACATGCTCTACAGTCTTGGCATGTTCCCGGGTGTAGCCAAAGACTTCACACTGACACTTGCGGCAATGCATTATGGGTCCTTTGATGCCCCTTCTCTGGTTCTTCAACATTTGTCGTTGTGATGCTAACTGCAATAAAAAGTGAAAATCTAATGTAATATAAAGCATCATTGTAAGTTTTAAGACAACAACTTTATGAAAAAATTCAATCTCAATTCCCAGACTATTGGTATTCAAACAGTCTCTTTCTCTGTCCATTCCAAACTCTAAGACAACCTATGCATCCCAAATCAAAGTTGTTGTACTAATAAATTTACACAAAACCAGAAAATAAACTGCAGTCATGTGAACCCTGATCCCTGAATGAGCTTTTTTGCAAACTGGGGAAAATGATCTAGCCTTGTGTGGAAGCAAAAAATGAAAAGCAAAGGTTGGAAGTATGCCCAAAAGTTTGACAACAGTGattgcatataaaaaaaaatatgccttcTTCAAAAGCACATATGATAATTTTTATGTATTCACagtgcatatgaagcatctggggtaaaccatggaaggttttgtggggcctggatgtgtaaagggagctgtggttttagtgcattatacgtgacatctagagactcagtgagaacgaatgtggcctttgttgtcttttcctagtgctacctcgcacgcatgcaggggaaggagtttttcatttcatgtgtggcggggtggcgacaggaatgaataaggtcagacggtatgaaatatgtacatgtgtatatatgtatatgcctgtgtgtgtgtgtgtgtatatatatgtatatgttgagatgtatagatatgtatatgtgctgtgtgtggacatatatgtatatacatgtgtatgtgggtgggttgggacattctttcgtcttttccttgcgctacctcaacaatgcggaagacagcagcaaagtatagtacataaatataaatatctagtgatttgaatgcaaaggtgagtaatgtggcagttaagggaataattggtatacatggggtcttcagtgctgtaaatggaaatggtgaagagcttgtagatttatgtgctgaaaaaggactggtgattggcaagacctggtttaaaaagcgagatacccataagtatacgtatgtaagtaggagagatggccagagagcgttattggattac of Panulirus ornatus isolate Po-2019 chromosome 73, ASM3632096v1, whole genome shotgun sequence contains these proteins:
- the LOC139748255 gene encoding uncharacterized protein isoform X1, which produces MLKNQRRGIKGPIMHCRKCQCEVFGYTREHAKTVEHVALKNFLRVQCCNNTYFNRADLEEQHLSLIHLKVEMESLKEKEWKWQQHESSGQRTNMFLTLQDLQCIFYILVWAASVAAKNQEYIDLSRLTRDAS